In Acidobacteriota bacterium, one genomic interval encodes:
- a CDS encoding glycosidase — protein MSAPVAGVITPRIERHQILFKRYPGNPILTAQQWPYPINSVFNAGATLLADGTTLLLCRVEDRRGLSHLCAARSANGVDDWIIDREPTLLPDVVPHPEEIWGIEDPRITYVPELAQYVITYTSFSRGGPGVSLALTKDFRTFERYGVVMSPEDKDAALLPRRINGLWALIHRPMTTLGVHMWISYSPDLRYWGKHQLMLQARRGAWWDANKIGLSPPPIETDRGWLVLYHGVRHTASGALYRLGLALFDLEEPQKCLLRGESWIFGPEEEYERVGDVRDVVFPCGYTLGADGDTINLYYGAADSCIALAHGSVRALLQWLDVNGVFERRQEGRE, from the coding sequence ATGAGCGCGCCGGTGGCGGGTGTCATCACTCCCCGCATCGAGCGCCACCAGATATTGTTCAAGCGCTATCCCGGCAACCCGATCCTGACCGCTCAGCAATGGCCCTATCCCATCAATAGCGTATTCAACGCCGGGGCCACGTTGCTGGCGGACGGCACCACGTTGCTGTTGTGCCGCGTGGAGGACCGGCGCGGGCTCTCGCACCTCTGTGCCGCGCGCTCGGCCAATGGCGTGGACGACTGGATCATCGATCGCGAGCCGACCCTGCTTCCCGATGTGGTGCCACATCCGGAAGAGATTTGGGGCATCGAGGATCCGCGCATCACTTACGTCCCCGAGCTCGCCCAATACGTGATCACCTACACCTCGTTCTCGCGCGGCGGCCCTGGCGTCTCATTGGCGCTGACCAAAGACTTTCGCACCTTCGAGCGCTACGGTGTGGTGATGTCACCGGAAGATAAAGACGCTGCCCTGTTGCCTCGCCGCATCAACGGGCTGTGGGCACTGATCCATCGTCCCATGACCACGCTCGGCGTCCATATGTGGATCTCGTATTCACCCGACCTGCGCTACTGGGGCAAGCACCAGCTCATGCTGCAAGCGCGGCGCGGCGCCTGGTGGGACGCCAACAAGATCGGCCTCTCGCCGCCGCCCATCGAGACCGACCGCGGATGGCTCGTCCTCTATCACGGTGTGCGGCACACCGCCTCAGGGGCACTCTATCGGCTGGGCCTGGCACTGTTCGACCTCGAAGAGCCGCAGAAGTGCCTGCTCCGCGGCGAGTCGTGGATCTTTGGTCCGGAAGAGGAGTACGAACGCGTCGGCGATGTGCGCGACGTCGTCTTCCCGTGCGGATACACCCTCGGCGCCGACGGCGACACCATCAACCTCTATTACGGCGCCGCCGATTCCTGCATCGCCCTCGCCCACGGCAGCGTCCGCGCGCTGCTCCAGTGGCTCGACGTCAATGGCGTCTTCGAACGCCGGCAAGAAGGACGCGAGTAA